One Triticum dicoccoides isolate Atlit2015 ecotype Zavitan chromosome 5B, WEW_v2.0, whole genome shotgun sequence genomic window carries:
- the LOC119309325 gene encoding vacuolar iron transporter 2: MVKPVQDEENQRLLLDDHKEKHFTSGEVVRDIIIGVSDGLTVPFALAAGLSGANASSSLVLTAGLAEVAAGAISMGLGGYLAAKSDADHYYRELQREQDEIDTVPDTEAAEIADILSEYGLGPEEYGPVVTSLRNNPKAWLEFMMKFELGLEKPDPRRALTSAATIALAYVVGGMVPLSPYMFLASVDSAMMTSVVVTLAALLFFGYVKGRFTGNRPFLSAIQTAIIGALASSAAYGMAKAVQAI, encoded by the exons ATGGTGAAGCCTGTGCAGGACGAGGAGAACCAGAGGCTGCTCCTCGACGACCACAAGGAGAAGCACTTCACTTCCGGCGAGGTGGTCCGGGACATCATCATCGGCGTCTCTGACGGCCTCACCGTGCCCTTCGCCCTAGCCGCCGGCCTGTCGGGCGCCAACGCGTCCTCCTCGCTCGTGCTCACCGCCGGGCTCGCCGAGGTCGCCGCCGGCGCCATCTCCATGGGGCTCGGAGG GTACCTCGCCGCTAAGAGCGACGCCGACCACTACTACCGGGAGCTGCAGCGCGAGCAGGACGAGATCGACACCGTCCCGGACACAG AGGCCGCGGAGATCGCGGACATACTCTCTGAGTACGGGCTGGGCCCCGAGGAGTACGGGCCGGTCGTCACCTCCCTCCGCAACAACCCAAAGGCCTGGCTcgagttcatgatgaa GTTCGAGCTGGGGCTGGAGAAGCCGGACCCGCGGCGCGCGCTGACGAGCGCGGCGACGATCGCGCTGGCCTACGTCGTCGGCGGCATGGTGCCGCTCTCCCCCTACATGTTCCTGGCGTCGGTCGACAgcgccatgatgacctccgtcgtgGTCACCCTCGCCGCGCTGCTCTTCTTCGGCTACGTCAAGGGCCGCTTCACCGGGAACCGCCCGTTCCTCAGCGCCATCCAGACTGCCATCATCGGCGcgcttgcctcctccgccgccTACGGCATGGCCAAGGCCGTGCAGGCCATCTGA